One window of the Natronomonas marina genome contains the following:
- a CDS encoding MBL fold metallo-hydrolase, protein MEVTLLGTGDTTGTPTPNCACDTCREAEERGVERSRFSVHVRNERTGESLLVDASPDFRQQFLDSDAALPDAICITHIHFDHLDGLGNAYRLLEDVPVFAPDETDPETGESVAETVSRRYDYLDAVTVSPESPFEPFEACGFEVTLVPVEHPPLVCYGLRIEDPETGATLSLSGDTSYAVPDRSRDVLRDADLLFVDGIVPAKYCEYHPLGGAHPDDEGTFRTFGTKHMTIEGARALAADLSPDDYRLVHLSHYIPAEEAFDDDMAVDGERFVL, encoded by the coding sequence ATGGAGGTCACGCTGCTGGGGACCGGCGACACGACGGGGACGCCGACGCCGAACTGCGCCTGTGACACCTGCCGCGAGGCCGAGGAGCGCGGCGTCGAGCGCTCGCGCTTCTCGGTCCACGTCCGCAATGAGCGGACAGGCGAGTCGCTGCTCGTCGATGCCAGCCCCGACTTCCGCCAGCAGTTCCTCGACAGCGACGCCGCCCTGCCGGACGCGATCTGTATCACCCACATCCACTTCGACCACCTGGACGGACTGGGCAACGCCTACCGCCTGCTGGAGGACGTGCCGGTGTTCGCGCCCGACGAGACGGACCCCGAGACGGGCGAGAGCGTCGCCGAAACCGTCTCCCGGCGGTACGACTACCTCGACGCCGTGACCGTCTCGCCCGAGTCGCCGTTCGAGCCCTTCGAGGCCTGCGGCTTCGAGGTGACGCTCGTCCCGGTCGAACACCCGCCGCTTGTCTGTTACGGCCTCCGCATCGAGGACCCCGAGACGGGCGCGACCCTGTCGCTGTCGGGGGACACCAGCTACGCGGTGCCGGACCGTTCCCGGGACGTCCTCCGGGACGCCGACCTGCTTTTCGTCGACGGCATCGTCCCCGCGAAGTACTGCGAGTACCACCCGCTCGGCGGCGCCCACCCCGACGACGAGGGGACGTTCCGGACCTTCGGCACCAAGCACATGACCATCGAGGGCGCCCGCGCGCTCGCTGCCGACCTCTCGCCGGACGACTACCGGCTGGTCCACCTCTCGCACTACATCCCCGCCGAGGAGGCCTTCGACGACGACATGGCCGTCGACGGCGAGCGGTTCGTGCTGTAG
- a CDS encoding ATP-binding protein has protein sequence MSSPELDVVEFLLTAAIYTENRELDERDLPPRYRRVFWEDGEVERPLTTTTSTAAAATGVERPWEAISGLMFTDRDEFSGKIEFTDREMAESWLLDRITADAVTSNPTLASAFAEEFEGVVYEEAREQNRPIHADRVWIDSLLEEMFDEDEEEMLDLVEIRAPEEIEMTLDDLVLTTDQENEIHKIVKAIEHRDYLAEIGLREIGKLLFVGPPGTGKTSVARALAQDLDLPFVEVKLSMITSQYLGETAKNVDKTFEVAKRLSPCILFMDEFDFVAKTRSSDEHAAIKRAVNTLLKSIDEISLIQDDVLLIGATNHPDQLDAAAWRRFDEIVNFPKPDRGMRADILRIVTRRMDVEDFDPEELAEATEGLTGSDLRLVLREAVLDALTENRTTLTQSDLVDAIEDFEERDNLKNMDMIEGDADALVAGGGEAASDGGHDHDHAHDHD, from the coding sequence ATGAGCAGCCCCGAACTCGACGTCGTTGAGTTTCTGCTGACTGCGGCCATCTACACCGAGAACCGCGAACTGGACGAACGCGACCTGCCGCCGCGGTACCGCCGCGTCTTCTGGGAGGACGGCGAGGTCGAGCGGCCGCTGACGACCACGACCTCGACGGCCGCCGCCGCGACCGGCGTCGAACGCCCCTGGGAGGCCATCTCCGGGCTGATGTTCACCGACCGCGACGAGTTCTCCGGCAAGATCGAGTTCACCGACCGCGAGATGGCCGAGTCGTGGCTCCTGGACCGCATCACCGCCGACGCCGTCACCAGCAACCCGACGCTCGCCTCGGCGTTCGCCGAGGAGTTCGAGGGGGTCGTCTACGAGGAGGCCCGCGAGCAGAACCGTCCCATCCACGCCGACCGGGTCTGGATCGACTCGCTGCTTGAGGAGATGTTCGACGAGGACGAAGAGGAGATGCTCGACCTCGTGGAGATCCGGGCGCCCGAGGAGATCGAGATGACGCTGGACGACCTCGTGCTCACCACCGACCAGGAAAACGAGATCCACAAGATCGTCAAGGCCATCGAGCACCGCGACTACCTCGCCGAGATCGGGCTCCGGGAGATCGGGAAGTTGCTGTTCGTCGGGCCGCCGGGCACCGGGAAGACGAGCGTCGCCCGCGCGCTGGCGCAGGACCTCGATCTCCCCTTCGTCGAGGTGAAACTCTCGATGATAACGAGCCAGTACCTCGGCGAGACGGCCAAGAACGTCGACAAGACCTTCGAGGTCGCAAAGCGGCTCTCGCCGTGTATCCTCTTCATGGACGAGTTCGACTTCGTGGCCAAGACGCGCTCGTCGGACGAGCACGCCGCCATCAAGCGCGCGGTCAACACGCTGTTGAAGAGCATCGACGAGATCTCGCTCATCCAGGACGACGTGCTGCTCATCGGCGCGACGAACCACCCCGACCAGCTGGACGCCGCCGCCTGGCGCCGCTTCGACGAGATCGTCAACTTCCCGAAGCCGGATCGGGGGATGCGCGCCGACATCCTCCGGATCGTCACCCGGCGGATGGACGTCGAGGACTTCGACCCCGAGGAACTCGCCGAGGCCACCGAGGGCCTGACCGGCAGCGACCTCCGACTCGTCCTCCGGGAGGCCGTCCTCGACGCGCTCACCGAAAACAGGACGACGCTCACCCAGTCCGACCTCGTCGACGCCATCGAGGACTTCGAGGAGCGGGACAACCTCAAGAACATGGACATGATCGAGGGCGACGCCGACGCGCTGGTCGCGGGCGGCGGCGAGGCGGCCTCCGACGGCGGCCACGACCACGACCACGCCCACGACCACGACTGA
- a CDS encoding DUF5787 family protein has product MREYAFELSMCAALEADSDGILARQLGSHSRVVDVVEVRPGPAFDERVAITPERIPPPAIESDVGVGRARYWKDAFELPPDRARGVVDRAVEVGFFEAERRNGRRYVRQTARYPDWFDGLRAFENKPDLDRPGDLSLQLRKDVSLSLFDEVVLVTESYVTGAHLNRLPEAVGVWRFNPETGDLEVVREATPLPTDEAGLAVLDEHPARVDVEPVDAAEKARRRRRIAERAYGKGWRPGALPACERADARGPPFRSDDALPYCTWKGRFVDPARECGPDCDGHDPADPPACDPEAVRAERSPWEPDPAGTDRRQAGLDRFVGDAGEPD; this is encoded by the coding sequence GTGCGGGAGTACGCCTTCGAACTGTCGATGTGCGCCGCCCTGGAGGCCGACAGCGACGGCATCCTGGCCCGCCAGCTCGGCTCGCACTCCCGCGTGGTCGACGTCGTCGAGGTCCGCCCCGGCCCGGCCTTCGACGAGCGGGTCGCCATCACGCCCGAGCGGATTCCGCCCCCGGCCATAGAGAGCGACGTCGGCGTCGGGCGGGCCCGCTACTGGAAGGACGCCTTCGAGTTGCCGCCCGACCGCGCGCGCGGCGTCGTCGACCGCGCCGTCGAGGTCGGTTTCTTCGAGGCCGAGCGCCGCAACGGCCGCCGGTACGTCCGACAGACGGCGCGGTATCCCGACTGGTTCGACGGCCTGCGCGCCTTCGAAAACAAGCCGGACCTCGACCGGCCCGGCGACCTCTCACTGCAGTTGCGGAAGGACGTCTCCCTTTCGCTGTTCGACGAGGTGGTGCTCGTCACCGAATCCTACGTCACGGGCGCCCACCTCAATCGGCTTCCCGAGGCGGTCGGCGTCTGGCGGTTCAACCCCGAAACCGGCGACCTGGAGGTGGTCCGGGAGGCGACGCCGCTGCCGACCGACGAGGCCGGCCTCGCGGTGCTGGACGAGCACCCTGCCCGCGTCGACGTCGAACCGGTCGACGCCGCCGAGAAGGCTCGCCGGCGCCGCCGGATCGCGGAACGCGCCTACGGCAAGGGGTGGCGCCCGGGGGCGCTGCCCGCCTGCGAGCGCGCCGACGCCCGGGGGCCGCCGTTCCGGTCGGACGACGCCCTGCCGTACTGCACCTGGAAGGGCCGGTTCGTCGACCCGGCGCGGGAGTGCGGCCCCGACTGCGACGGCCACGACCCGGCCGACCCGCCGGCGTGCGACCCCGAGGCGGTCCGCGCCGAGCGGTCGCCGTGGGAGCCCGACCCCGCCGGGACGGACCGCCGGCAGGCGGGGCTGGACCGGTTCGTCGGCGACGCCGGAGAGCCGGACTGA
- the hisB gene encoding imidazoleglycerol-phosphate dehydratase HisB: MSDRTAAVTRETAETDVEVTLSLDGDGDSTVDTGVGFFDHMLESLARHGLFDLTVRCDGDLEIDDHHTVEDVGIAIGEALAEALGDKRDIVRYADRRVPLDEAVADVVVDVSGRPRFYFDGEFSQPAVGEFTSDMARHFAESLALNAGLTLHAAVDGENAHHEIEALFKALARSLDDATRLDERRSDTPSTKGEL; this comes from the coding sequence GACCGGACGGCCGCCGTCACCCGGGAGACGGCCGAGACGGACGTCGAGGTGACGCTTTCGCTTGACGGCGACGGCGACAGCACCGTCGACACCGGCGTCGGCTTCTTCGACCACATGCTCGAGTCCCTCGCCAGGCACGGCCTCTTCGATCTGACCGTGCGGTGCGACGGCGACCTCGAAATCGACGACCACCACACCGTCGAGGACGTCGGCATCGCCATCGGCGAGGCGCTGGCGGAGGCGCTGGGCGACAAGCGCGACATCGTCCGCTACGCCGACCGCCGGGTGCCGCTGGACGAGGCCGTCGCCGACGTCGTCGTCGACGTCTCCGGGCGACCCCGCTTCTACTTCGACGGCGAGTTCTCCCAGCCAGCGGTCGGCGAGTTCACCAGCGACATGGCGCGACACTTCGCCGAATCGCTGGCGCTGAACGCCGGATTGACGCTGCACGCCGCCGTCGACGGCGAGAACGCCCACCACGAAATCGAGGCGCTGTTCAAGGCGCTGGCGCGGTCGCTGGACGACGCGACCCGCCTCGACGAGCGGCGCAGCGACACGCCGAGTACGAAGGGCGAACTGTAA
- a CDS encoding thiolase family protein — MSDNTPVVVKAYRTPFGKEDGVFSEVRSEDLSIPLIDEILDETGLTGEDVDDLKWGCAQQREEQGNNMARVIALMSELGEETPATTINRWCASSAEAVISAADAIRAGQRDCIIAGGVESMSRVKMGQNNQIHPGLNDEHNIAALQMGITAEEVAERYDVSREQQDAYAARSQQRAVAATEEGRFDDEIVPIQGHDDDGEEIVVEEDEGLRPGTTAEKLAELPTVFKADGTVTPGNASQTTDGAAALLVTSRAFAEEHGFEELAEIGNNAIAGVEPEVMGIGPIPACENLFDRSGTTADDYDLVELNEAFASQCYYCQQELGFDDDIYNVNGGAIAIGHPLGASGARLPVTLIHEMNKRDDAERGIATECVGFGQGAAIEFFVE, encoded by the coding sequence ATGAGCGACAACACGCCAGTCGTGGTGAAGGCCTACCGGACACCGTTCGGGAAGGAGGACGGCGTCTTCTCGGAGGTTCGCTCCGAGGACCTCTCCATCCCGCTCATCGACGAGATCCTCGACGAGACCGGTCTCACCGGCGAGGACGTCGACGACCTCAAGTGGGGCTGTGCCCAGCAGCGCGAGGAGCAGGGCAACAACATGGCTCGCGTCATCGCGCTGATGTCCGAACTGGGCGAGGAGACGCCCGCGACGACCATCAACCGCTGGTGTGCCTCCTCCGCCGAGGCCGTCATCAGCGCCGCCGACGCCATCCGCGCCGGCCAGCGCGACTGCATCATCGCCGGCGGCGTCGAGTCGATGTCGCGGGTGAAGATGGGCCAGAACAACCAGATCCACCCCGGCCTCAACGACGAGCACAACATCGCCGCCCTCCAGATGGGCATCACCGCCGAGGAGGTTGCCGAACGGTACGACGTCAGCCGGGAACAGCAGGACGCCTACGCTGCCCGCTCCCAGCAGCGCGCGGTCGCCGCCACCGAGGAGGGCCGCTTCGACGACGAGATCGTCCCCATCCAGGGCCACGACGACGACGGCGAGGAGATCGTCGTCGAGGAGGACGAGGGTCTCCGCCCCGGCACCACCGCCGAGAAACTCGCCGAGTTGCCGACCGTCTTCAAGGCCGACGGCACCGTCACGCCCGGCAACGCCTCCCAGACGACCGACGGCGCTGCGGCGCTGCTGGTCACCTCCCGCGCGTTCGCCGAGGAGCACGGCTTCGAGGAACTGGCCGAGATCGGCAACAACGCCATCGCCGGCGTCGAACCCGAGGTCATGGGCATCGGTCCCATCCCGGCCTGTGAGAACCTCTTCGACCGCTCCGGCACCACCGCCGACGACTACGACCTCGTCGAACTCAACGAGGCCTTCGCCTCGCAGTGTTACTACTGCCAGCAGGAACTCGGCTTCGACGACGACATCTACAACGTCAACGGCGGCGCCATCGCCATCGGCCACCCGCTGGGCGCCTCCGGCGCGCGCCTGCCCGTGACGCTCATCCACGAGATGAACAAGCGCGACGACGCCGAGCGCGGCATCGCCACCGAGTGCGTCGGCTTCGGCCAGGGCGCCGCAATCGAGTTCTTCGTCGAGTAG